A single Pieris rapae chromosome 2, ilPieRapa1.1, whole genome shotgun sequence DNA region contains:
- the LOC110997273 gene encoding soluble guanylate cyclase 88E isoform X2, with the protein MYGLLLENMAEYIRQTYGEEKWEDIRRQAGVEQPSFSVHQVYPENLIARLAKTAQEVLGITEKEFMDQMGVYFVGFVSQYGYDRVLSVLGRHMRDFLNGLDNLHEYLKFSYPRMRAPSFICENETRQGLTLHYRSKRRGFVYYAMGQIREVARHFYHKEMRIELLREELLFDTVHVTFQLTFDNRAFTLASLAMTREEKHLPISASVLFEIFPFCIVFGSDMVVRSIGNSLMVILPDLVGKKITNWFDLVRPLIAFKFQTILNRTNNIFELVTVEAVMHEKAPDRRNNLLRLSDESDCTTEENLRLKGQMIYMDNWRMMMYLGTPVMPDLSALVSTGLYINDLSMHDFSRDLMLAGTQQSVELKLALDQEQQKSKKLEESMRKLDEEMKRTDELLYQMIPKQVADRLRNGENPIDTCEMFDSVSILFSDVVTFTAICSRITPMEVVSMLNAMYSIFDTLTERNRVYKVETIGDAYMVVSGAPEKEDNHAEKVCDMALDMVDAITDLKDPSTGSHLSIRVGVHSGAVVAGIVGLKMPRYCLFGDSVNTASRMESTSEAMRIHISQTTQELLSPSYMVTERGEIQVKGKGAMKTYWLEGRESRPSLTKVISSQIQPGQELEWERAADVRDSIAEHSAQQLNHKDFNMTSATSLISTGNVISPTLKQPIITSPTEERRMYSPVTFQDVARRSIANSPNRTDKDREFRPFPESRSTSASVGAVWTDAESLEPQRTLDSLNSSFCYSSTSPCRVGTTPVINKDKEYFTENIRLSPPCSAPGNDTAYGPNTHITQTTITHVRAASQNGEEIETDTEYQDANTGLSHICTVSENIEQNQPKQGKVGRFRARIAPGHHKICLKNPKDSKEKPQTPTNPHGHHHTKNVNHHQCCGAFGNPHVRHKSSNPSCHLI; encoded by the exons ATGTACGGGCTATTACTAGAAAATATGGCAGAGTACATCCGGCAGACGTATGGCGAAGAAAAATGGGAGGACATCAGACGGCAGGCGGGTGTTGAGCAACCCTCCTTCTCCGTTCATCAGGTGTACCCTGAGAATCTCATTGCTCGATTGGCCAAGACGGCACAAGAG GTTCTTGGTATAACGGAAAAGGAATTTATGGATCAAATGGGTGTATATTTCGTTGGATTCGTCTCACAGTATGGCTACGATCGCGTTCTATCGGTTTTAGGACGACACATGAGAGATTTTCTTAACGGCCTAGACAATttacatgaatatttaaaatttagttaccCAAGAATGCGGGCCCCAAGTTTCATATGTGAAAATGAAACAAGACAAGGCCTCACATTGCACTATCGGTCGAAGAGAAGAGGATTTGTTTATTATGCTATGGGACAAATAAGAGAG GTGGCTCGCCACTTCTACCATAAAGAGATGCGAATAGAGTTACTTAGAGAAGAGTTACTATTTGATACTGTCCATGTGACGTTTcaattgacatttgacaatCGTGCATTCACACTGGCCTCACTCGCAATGACAAGAGAAGAGAAGCATTTACCAATCAGCGCTTCGGTGCTTTTTGAGATATTCcctttttgtattgtatttgg ATCGGATATGGTGGTACGTAGTATCGGTAACTCCCTGATGGTGATTCTACCAGACCTGGTGGGGAAGAAAATCACCAACTGGTTCGATTTGGTCCGACCACTTATTGCTTTCAAGTTTCAAACG attttgaaTCGCACCAACAATATATTCGAACTGGTGACAGTAGAAGCGGTGATGCATGAGAAGGCACCAGACAGACGGAACAATCTGCTTCGGCTCTCTGATGAATCCGACTGCACTACTGAAGAGAACCTGCGATTGAAAG gtcaAATGATTTATATGGACAATTGGAGAATGATGATGTATTTAGGAACTCCAGTGATGCCAGATCTGTCTGCCCTCGTGTCCACTGGACTCTATATCAATGATTTGTCTATGCATGATTTTAGCAG AGATCTTATGTTAGCCGGTACCCAGCAGTCTGTGGAACTCAAACTGGCACTTGACCAGGAGCAGCAGAAGAGTAAGAAACTAGAAGAGTCTATGCGCAAACTGGATGAAGAGATGAAAAGAACAGACGAGCTACTCTACCAGATGATACCGAAACAGGTGGCTGACAGATTGAGGAATGGAGAGAATCCCATTGATACTTGCGAG ATGTTCGATAGCGTATCAATTCTCTTCTCTGACGTCGTCACGTTCACAGCGATATGCTCTCGCATTACTCCGATGGAGGTGGTCTCCATGCTGAATGCTATGTACTCCATATTCGACACACTGACTGAGAGGAACAGAGTTTACAAG GTGGAAACAATAGGAGATGCATATATGGTTGTTTCTGGTGCTCCGGAGAAGGAAGACAATCACGCTGAGAAGGTTTGCGATATGGCACTCGACATGGTAGATGCTATCACGGATTTAAAGGATCCTAGCACCG GATCCCATCTTTCAATCAGAGTTGGTGTCCATTCTGGGGCTGTAGTAGCTGGAATAGTAGGCTTAAAGATGCCGCGATATTGCCTCTTTGGTGATTCTGTTAACACTGCCTCTCGAATGGAGTCTACCTCAGAAGCAATGAGAATTCATATATCGCAAACAACTCAAGAGTTGTTATCGCCATCGTATATGGTCACTGAAAGAGGGGAGATACAAGTTAAAGGGAAAG GCGCAATGAAGACTTACTGGCTTGAAGGAAGAGAGTCCCGCCCATCTCTAACAAAAGTGATCTCCTCTCAAATACAACCAGGACAAGAGTTAGAATGGGAGAGAGCAGCTGATGTAAGAGACAGCATAGCAGAACATTCAGCTCAGCAGCTGAACCATAAAGATTTTAACATGACATCGGCAACATCATTGATTAGTACGGGAAATGTAATTTCTCCAACTTTGAAACAGCCGATTATAACTTCACCCACAGAAGAGAGACGGATGTATTCGCCTGTCACTTTCCAAGATGTTGCCAGACGGAGCATTGCCAATTCGCCGAATAGAACCGATAAAGACAGAG AATTCCGGCCGTTTCCCGAATCCAGGTCGACGTCAGCGAGTGTTGGTGCAGTGTGGACTGACGCGGAATCTTTGGAACCTCAACGGACCTTAGATAGCCTTAACTCTTCATtctg TTACAGTTCAACATCTCCATGCAGAGTGGGAACAACCCCCGTTATAAACAAGGacaaagaatattttactgaaaatatc CGGTTGTCTCCGCCTTGTTCGGCGCCGGGTAACGACACCGCATATGGGCCCAATACTCACATTACACAGACCACTATCACACATGTTCGGGCGGCATCACAAAATGGAGAGGAGATAG AAACCGACACAGAATACCAAGACGCAAACACAGGTTTATCCCATATATGTACGGTATCAGaaaatatagaacaaaatCAACCGAAACAGGGCAAAGTGGGGCGTTTTCGGGCGAGAATAGCTCCAGGACACCACAAAATATGCCTCAAAAATCCCAAAGACTCGAAAGAAAAACCTCAAACTCCGACAAACCCTCATGGCCATcatcatacaaaaaatgttaatcATCATCAGTGCTGTGGCGCATTTGGAAATCCACACGTGAGACATAAATCTAGTAACCCCAGTTGTCATTTAATCTAg
- the LOC110997266 gene encoding luciferin sulfotransferase — protein sequence MRTKPVLSFSKLDEETGAMLDNMFDKKDCMVEINPGRVILPADYMTIGQDILDMEVLDSDVWMCSYPRTGSTWAQEMVWLIGHDLDYEGAKSIQQIRCPLVELSCIMVDGHAEWHDESVKGTSVDLVKYRLPHPRYIRSHLPWDLLPTEIVKDDGTTKPKVIYTSRNPKDMVVSYYHYCTLVHGLKGSFEDFCDLFMRDHAPFGPVWNHILGFWKRRHDPNILFIKFEEMKRDLPMVVRKTATFLNKNMSDEQIDKLCDHLSFQNMKQNRAVNLEGILEKSFGKSYLEQTPLRFIRKGEIGDWKNFMSDDLSRRFDDWAEQHLKGTELSFE from the exons atgagAACAAAACCGGTGTTATCCTTTTCGAAGTTGGACGAAGAAACTGGCGCCATGCTGGATAACATGTTTGATAAAAAAGATTGCATGGTAGAAATTAATCCTGGCCGCGTGATTTTACCAGCGGATTATATGACTATCGGTCAAGATATACTAGACATGGAAGTTTTGGATAGCGATGTCTGGATGTGCTCGTATCCACGAACGG gcTCAACGTGGGCACAGGAAATGGTGTGGCTGATTGGACATGACTTGGACTATGAAGGAGCCAAATCTATACAACAA atCCGGTGTCCATTGGTGGAGCTAAGCTGTATAATGGTGGATGGCCACGCGGAATGGCATGACGAGTCTGTAAAAGGCACTTCAGTGGATCTTGTAAAGTATCGTCTACCTCACCCCCGGTACATCCGTAGCCATCTACCCTGGGACCTGCTCCCCACTGAGATCGTGAAGGATGACGGGACTACAAAACCGAAG GTAATATACACGTCCCGTAACCCTAAAGATATGGTAGTATCCTACTACCACTACTGCACGTTGGTTCACGGATTAAAAGGTAGCTTTGAGGATTTCTGTGATTTGTTCATGAGAGATCATGCGCCGTTTGGTCCAGTCTGGAACCATATACTTG GATTCTGGAAACGTCGCCACGACCCGAACATACTGTTCATAAAGTTCGAGGAGATGAAGCGCGACCTACCAATGGTTGTTCGTAAAACAGCGACATTTCTCAACAAAAATATGTCAGACGAACAAATAGACAAGCTTTGCGATCATCTATCCTTCCAAAACATGAAACAAAATCGCGCCGTGAATTTAGAAGGCATCTTAGAAAAGTCCTTTGGTAAAAGCTACTTGGAACAGACGCCTTTGCGTTTCATTAGAAAGGGGGAAATTGGAGATTGGAAGAATTTTATGTCTGATGATCTGTCTCGGCGATTTGATGACTGGGCTGAACAGCATTTGAAGGGAACAGAGTTGAGCtttgaataa
- the LOC110997243 gene encoding 28S ribosomal protein S10, mitochondrial translates to MNFVKQLWRSTPAIRGAFVMNYSPLRQMSAISITPMKLLESVPPSPVELDKLYKRVELEMRGIDPAVLLSYSWFCIAAASHLGIEVTKSWTLRKAEKERHTLLRCVHIYKKHRVQYEIRTYFRFLHIQRLTGSTCDTYLEYIERNLPEGCALKVTKIECQHLPDHIKPPTEE, encoded by the exons ATGAATTTCGTTAAA CAATTATGGCGTTCAACACCAGCCATTCGAGGCGCATTTGTGATGAACTATTCCCCTCTAAGACAGATGTCGGCTATTTCAATAACACCAATGAAACTACTGGAAAGCGTACCGCCAAGCCCCGTAGAGCtggataaattatacaaacgtGTAGAGCTTGAGATGAGAGGCATAGATCCTGCAGTGTTATTGAGCTATTCATGGTTTTGTATTGCTGCTGCATCACATTTAGGCATTGAGGTCACCAAAAG TTGGACACTCAGAAAAGCTGAAAAGGAAAGACATACATTGCTCCGTTGTgtccatatttataaaaagcacaGAGTACAATATGAAATCAGAACTTACTTTAGATTTTTACACATACAACGATTAACAGGCTCCACTTGCGATACATATTTGGAGTATATTGAAAGAAACTTGCCTGAGGGTTGTGCACTGAAAGTTACGAAAATTGAATGTCAACATTTACCTGACCATATTAAACCCCCAACAGAGGAATAA
- the LOC110997269 gene encoding transmembrane protein 216-like has protein sequence MSKVANVNSSFAYEILMYLNSFYLGMFFVCEVAMGILKAINVSYPENALLTEAGIFCALCLVEVMRIFLGRRGNLASKKVPVFFSVILTIPSAVGVCYFLIYQTYILRLEYIWCAVMLIFHALELAFAILFIFTVCKNHQYE, from the exons aTGTCTAAAGTAGCAAATGTTAATTCCAGTTTTGCATACGAAATCTTAATGTACCTAAACTCATTTTATTTAGGAATGTTTTTCGTTTGCGAAGTGGCCATGGGTATTTTAAAAGCGATAAATGTTTCCTACCCAGAAAATGCTTTATTGACTGAAGCTGGTATATTTTGTGCGTTATGTTTGGTAGAAGTCATGCGTATATTTCTTGGCAGGAGAGGAAACCTTGCTAGTAAAA agGTACCTGTATTTTTCTCAGTCATCCTAACAATACCATCAGCTGTTGGAGTAtgctattttcttatttatcaaACATATATTCTAAGACTTGAATATATTTGGTGTGctgtaatgttaatatttcatGCATTAGAGCTAGCTTTTGCTATTCTCTTCATTTTTACAGTGTGTAAAAATCATCAGTATGAATAG
- the LOC110997273 gene encoding soluble guanylate cyclase 88E isoform X1 — MYGLLLENMAEYIRQTYGEEKWEDIRRQAGVEQPSFSVHQVYPENLIARLAKTAQEVLGITEKEFMDQMGVYFVGFVSQYGYDRVLSVLGRHMRDFLNGLDNLHEYLKFSYPRMRAPSFICENETRQGLTLHYRSKRRGFVYYAMGQIREVARHFYHKEMRIELLREELLFDTVHVTFQLTFDNRAFTLASLAMTREEKHLPISASVLFEIFPFCIVFGSDMVVRSIGNSLMVILPDLVGKKITNWFDLVRPLIAFKFQTILNRTNNIFELVTVEAVMHEKAPDRRNNLLRLSDESDCTTEENLRLKGQMIYMDNWRMMMYLGTPVMPDLSALVSTGLYINDLSMHDFSRDLMLAGTQQSVELKLALDQEQQKSKKLEESMRKLDEEMKRTDELLYQMIPKQVADRLRNGENPIDTCEMFDSVSILFSDVVTFTAICSRITPMEVVSMLNAMYSIFDTLTERNRVYKVETIGDAYMVVSGAPEKEDNHAEKVCDMALDMVDAITDLKDPSTGSHLSIRVGVHSGAVVAGIVGLKMPRYCLFGDSVNTASRMESTSEAMRIHISQTTQELLSPSYMVTERGEIQVKGKGMCCAMKTYWLEGRESRPSLTKVISSQIQPGQELEWERAADVRDSIAEHSAQQLNHKDFNMTSATSLISTGNVISPTLKQPIITSPTEERRMYSPVTFQDVARRSIANSPNRTDKDREFRPFPESRSTSASVGAVWTDAESLEPQRTLDSLNSSFCYSSTSPCRVGTTPVINKDKEYFTENIRLSPPCSAPGNDTAYGPNTHITQTTITHVRAASQNGEEIETDTEYQDANTGLSHICTVSENIEQNQPKQGKVGRFRARIAPGHHKICLKNPKDSKEKPQTPTNPHGHHHTKNVNHHQCCGAFGNPHVRHKSSNPSCHLI, encoded by the exons ATGTACGGGCTATTACTAGAAAATATGGCAGAGTACATCCGGCAGACGTATGGCGAAGAAAAATGGGAGGACATCAGACGGCAGGCGGGTGTTGAGCAACCCTCCTTCTCCGTTCATCAGGTGTACCCTGAGAATCTCATTGCTCGATTGGCCAAGACGGCACAAGAG GTTCTTGGTATAACGGAAAAGGAATTTATGGATCAAATGGGTGTATATTTCGTTGGATTCGTCTCACAGTATGGCTACGATCGCGTTCTATCGGTTTTAGGACGACACATGAGAGATTTTCTTAACGGCCTAGACAATttacatgaatatttaaaatttagttaccCAAGAATGCGGGCCCCAAGTTTCATATGTGAAAATGAAACAAGACAAGGCCTCACATTGCACTATCGGTCGAAGAGAAGAGGATTTGTTTATTATGCTATGGGACAAATAAGAGAG GTGGCTCGCCACTTCTACCATAAAGAGATGCGAATAGAGTTACTTAGAGAAGAGTTACTATTTGATACTGTCCATGTGACGTTTcaattgacatttgacaatCGTGCATTCACACTGGCCTCACTCGCAATGACAAGAGAAGAGAAGCATTTACCAATCAGCGCTTCGGTGCTTTTTGAGATATTCcctttttgtattgtatttgg ATCGGATATGGTGGTACGTAGTATCGGTAACTCCCTGATGGTGATTCTACCAGACCTGGTGGGGAAGAAAATCACCAACTGGTTCGATTTGGTCCGACCACTTATTGCTTTCAAGTTTCAAACG attttgaaTCGCACCAACAATATATTCGAACTGGTGACAGTAGAAGCGGTGATGCATGAGAAGGCACCAGACAGACGGAACAATCTGCTTCGGCTCTCTGATGAATCCGACTGCACTACTGAAGAGAACCTGCGATTGAAAG gtcaAATGATTTATATGGACAATTGGAGAATGATGATGTATTTAGGAACTCCAGTGATGCCAGATCTGTCTGCCCTCGTGTCCACTGGACTCTATATCAATGATTTGTCTATGCATGATTTTAGCAG AGATCTTATGTTAGCCGGTACCCAGCAGTCTGTGGAACTCAAACTGGCACTTGACCAGGAGCAGCAGAAGAGTAAGAAACTAGAAGAGTCTATGCGCAAACTGGATGAAGAGATGAAAAGAACAGACGAGCTACTCTACCAGATGATACCGAAACAGGTGGCTGACAGATTGAGGAATGGAGAGAATCCCATTGATACTTGCGAG ATGTTCGATAGCGTATCAATTCTCTTCTCTGACGTCGTCACGTTCACAGCGATATGCTCTCGCATTACTCCGATGGAGGTGGTCTCCATGCTGAATGCTATGTACTCCATATTCGACACACTGACTGAGAGGAACAGAGTTTACAAG GTGGAAACAATAGGAGATGCATATATGGTTGTTTCTGGTGCTCCGGAGAAGGAAGACAATCACGCTGAGAAGGTTTGCGATATGGCACTCGACATGGTAGATGCTATCACGGATTTAAAGGATCCTAGCACCG GATCCCATCTTTCAATCAGAGTTGGTGTCCATTCTGGGGCTGTAGTAGCTGGAATAGTAGGCTTAAAGATGCCGCGATATTGCCTCTTTGGTGATTCTGTTAACACTGCCTCTCGAATGGAGTCTACCTCAGAAGCAATGAGAATTCATATATCGCAAACAACTCAAGAGTTGTTATCGCCATCGTATATGGTCACTGAAAGAGGGGAGATACAAGTTAAAGGGAAAGGTATGTGCT GCGCAATGAAGACTTACTGGCTTGAAGGAAGAGAGTCCCGCCCATCTCTAACAAAAGTGATCTCCTCTCAAATACAACCAGGACAAGAGTTAGAATGGGAGAGAGCAGCTGATGTAAGAGACAGCATAGCAGAACATTCAGCTCAGCAGCTGAACCATAAAGATTTTAACATGACATCGGCAACATCATTGATTAGTACGGGAAATGTAATTTCTCCAACTTTGAAACAGCCGATTATAACTTCACCCACAGAAGAGAGACGGATGTATTCGCCTGTCACTTTCCAAGATGTTGCCAGACGGAGCATTGCCAATTCGCCGAATAGAACCGATAAAGACAGAG AATTCCGGCCGTTTCCCGAATCCAGGTCGACGTCAGCGAGTGTTGGTGCAGTGTGGACTGACGCGGAATCTTTGGAACCTCAACGGACCTTAGATAGCCTTAACTCTTCATtctg TTACAGTTCAACATCTCCATGCAGAGTGGGAACAACCCCCGTTATAAACAAGGacaaagaatattttactgaaaatatc CGGTTGTCTCCGCCTTGTTCGGCGCCGGGTAACGACACCGCATATGGGCCCAATACTCACATTACACAGACCACTATCACACATGTTCGGGCGGCATCACAAAATGGAGAGGAGATAG AAACCGACACAGAATACCAAGACGCAAACACAGGTTTATCCCATATATGTACGGTATCAGaaaatatagaacaaaatCAACCGAAACAGGGCAAAGTGGGGCGTTTTCGGGCGAGAATAGCTCCAGGACACCACAAAATATGCCTCAAAAATCCCAAAGACTCGAAAGAAAAACCTCAAACTCCGACAAACCCTCATGGCCATcatcatacaaaaaatgttaatcATCATCAGTGCTGTGGCGCATTTGGAAATCCACACGTGAGACATAAATCTAGTAACCCCAGTTGTCATTTAATCTAg